From Rudanella lutea DSM 19387, a single genomic window includes:
- the miaA gene encoding tRNA (adenosine(37)-N6)-dimethylallyltransferase MiaA, whose translation MKKTLLVIAGPTAVGKTELCVRLAKKLQTDVVSADSRQLYRELNIGTAKPTRAEMDGVTHHFINSHSIQEVVSAGRYERECLTLLNGLFNQHDVVILTGGTGLYIDALCFGLDDIPPIDGTIRDGLMARVASEGLEPLQQELRQLDPVYAAEADLQNTQRVVRALEVCLGTGQPFSSFRRQQVAPRPFEIILCALDRPREELYARIDARMDAMLAAGLVDEARSLLPYRDHLALRTVGYQEVFGYFDGAYDYDEMVFLLKRNTRRYAKRQLTWFRHRANYAWFSPNDVDKIASLVSSRQ comes from the coding sequence GTGAAAAAAACGTTGCTGGTCATTGCCGGACCCACCGCCGTCGGAAAAACAGAGTTGTGTGTTCGCCTGGCCAAAAAATTACAAACCGACGTTGTATCGGCCGACTCCCGGCAGCTATATCGCGAACTGAATATCGGTACGGCCAAACCGACTCGGGCCGAGATGGACGGGGTTACGCATCATTTTATCAATTCACACTCCATACAGGAGGTGGTCAGCGCGGGGCGCTACGAACGTGAGTGCCTGACCCTGCTCAATGGGCTTTTCAACCAACACGATGTAGTGATTCTGACCGGTGGAACGGGCTTATATATCGACGCGCTTTGTTTTGGCCTTGACGATATTCCGCCTATCGATGGCACCATTCGTGACGGGCTCATGGCTCGGGTCGCATCCGAGGGGCTCGAACCTCTGCAGCAGGAGTTGCGTCAACTCGATCCGGTGTACGCAGCCGAGGCTGATTTGCAAAATACACAGCGGGTAGTACGAGCTTTGGAGGTGTGCCTGGGGACCGGGCAGCCGTTTTCGTCGTTCCGGCGGCAGCAGGTGGCCCCGCGCCCGTTCGAGATTATTCTCTGTGCCCTCGACCGACCCCGGGAGGAGTTATACGCTCGCATCGACGCCCGCATGGATGCCATGCTTGCGGCTGGGCTCGTCGACGAGGCACGGAGTCTATTGCCCTACCGAGATCACCTGGCGCTGCGTACGGTGGGGTATCAGGAGGTATTTGGTTATTTCGATGGCGCCTACGACTACGACGAAATGGTGTTTCTGCTCAAACGCAATACCCGGCGCTACGCTAAACGGCAACTGACCTGGTTCAGGCACCGAGCTAATTATGCGTGGTTTAGCCCGAACGACGTCGATAAAATTGCTTCTCTTGTAAGTAGTAGGCAGTAG
- a CDS encoding winged helix-turn-helix transcriptional regulator, with the protein MAERDQLVLRRTLDIICGKWRLFILLNLGEHTRRYGELRRMMPDVSEKVLIQELKSLISLGVLEKESFSEVPPRVEYRLTTKGRGILPHLNSLHLIGAPFMED; encoded by the coding sequence ATGGCTGAACGGGATCAGCTGGTTCTGAGAAGAACACTTGATATTATCTGCGGGAAATGGCGACTTTTTATTCTGCTCAATCTTGGTGAACATACCCGGCGCTACGGCGAACTTCGGCGCATGATGCCCGACGTGAGTGAAAAGGTACTCATTCAGGAGCTGAAATCGCTGATTTCACTTGGGGTGCTGGAGAAAGAGTCGTTTAGTGAGGTTCCCCCCCGTGTTGAATATCGGTTAACCACCAAAGGCCGCGGAATTCTGCCTCACCTGAATTCCCTGCACTTGATTGGAGCGCCTTTTATGGAAGACTGA
- a CDS encoding outer membrane beta-barrel protein: MNTPKKLLAAGLLLVSTAAWAQNTGGLFKDIQYGLKVGGTATHGYTVIPALPTAIANVQVPEITNNNNGIGYGYTAGLFARKNMRKGYIQAEVTYNMFVLKQVADVTLDVNANPSLVNALPISVAPGLVNATLNATSESTLKSVNVPILLGRRLLNDKVRAYFGPNFIFVTNAQAIRNTSGRLNENKTIGFPQREIPLTTSQTNLLNRFEAADLEVKDVTYALEFGLGVSPTRRMDVDLRYAVPVGGVYKNTEIKGFLGIASLTIGYAAF; this comes from the coding sequence ATGAATACACCTAAAAAACTGCTGGCAGCGGGTCTGTTGCTGGTTTCGACGGCTGCCTGGGCGCAAAACACGGGCGGTTTGTTCAAAGACATACAATATGGTTTGAAAGTGGGCGGAACAGCCACCCACGGCTATACCGTGATACCCGCCTTGCCCACGGCGATAGCCAACGTGCAGGTCCCCGAAATTACCAATAACAACAACGGCATTGGCTACGGCTACACCGCTGGATTGTTTGCTCGGAAAAATATGCGGAAAGGGTATATTCAGGCCGAGGTGACCTACAATATGTTTGTGCTCAAGCAGGTTGCCGATGTCACGCTCGATGTGAATGCCAACCCGTCGTTGGTCAATGCCCTCCCCATCAGCGTGGCCCCTGGGTTGGTTAATGCCACGTTGAATGCTACTTCGGAGTCGACGCTGAAATCGGTCAATGTGCCAATTCTGCTCGGCCGTCGCCTGCTGAACGATAAAGTGCGGGCCTATTTTGGACCAAACTTCATTTTTGTGACCAATGCGCAGGCGATTCGGAATACGAGCGGCCGACTAAACGAAAACAAAACGATTGGATTTCCGCAGCGAGAGATTCCACTCACTACGAGCCAAACGAATCTGCTCAACCGTTTCGAAGCCGCCGATCTGGAAGTGAAAGACGTTACCTATGCGCTTGAGTTCGGCTTAGGGGTGTCGCCCACGCGCCGAATGGACGTAGACCTGCGGTATGCGGTACCGGTTGGGGGCGTTTACAAAAATACCGAAATCAAGGGGTTTCTGGGAATTGCCAGCCTGACAATCGGGTACGCGGCATTTTAG